A genomic stretch from Pontivivens ytuae includes:
- a CDS encoding cytochrome c1 encodes MKKIILTALAAFTLTFGSAHAAGGDGETVDYDFPFEGPFGSYDTAQLQRGLAVYHNVCAACHGMEYVYFRNLTEPSGPNMPPEMVTELASNYFVPDDSLDAQPGDEREAGLTDRFPGSQMETAPDMSLLAKARAGFHGPYGTGISQLINGMGGPEYIASVLTGYTGEEREEAGVIYYENTAFPGGWIAMAPPLWGEDIEHADGAPNDLESLSVDVAAFLMWAAEPKLNQRKAFGLTAVLFLGLLTVLLYLTNKKLWHDVKHRRSDDA; translated from the coding sequence AAAAAGATCATCCTCACGGCCCTTGCGGCCTTCACCCTGACCTTCGGCAGCGCCCATGCTGCCGGGGGCGACGGCGAAACCGTCGACTACGACTTCCCGTTCGAGGGACCGTTCGGCAGCTACGACACGGCACAACTCCAGCGCGGGCTCGCCGTCTACCACAACGTCTGCGCGGCCTGTCACGGGATGGAGTACGTCTATTTCCGGAACCTGACGGAGCCTTCGGGCCCCAACATGCCGCCGGAGATGGTGACGGAGCTCGCCTCCAACTACTTCGTGCCCGATGACAGCCTCGACGCCCAGCCGGGTGACGAGCGTGAGGCGGGCCTTACGGACCGCTTCCCGGGTTCGCAGATGGAGACGGCGCCCGACATGTCGCTGCTCGCCAAGGCGCGCGCGGGCTTCCACGGCCCCTACGGCACCGGCATCAGCCAACTCATCAACGGCATGGGCGGGCCGGAGTACATCGCCTCCGTCCTGACCGGCTACACCGGTGAGGAGCGCGAGGAAGCGGGCGTGATCTACTACGAGAACACCGCCTTCCCGGGCGGCTGGATCGCGATGGCCCCGCCGCTCTGGGGCGAGGACATCGAGCACGCCGACGGCGCGCCCAACGATCTGGAGAGCCTGTCGGTCGACGTCGCGGCCTTCCTGATGTGGGCGGCCGAGCCGAAGCTGAACCAGCGCAAGGCTTTCGGCCTGACTGCGGTGTTGTTCCTCGGCCTGCTGACGGTGCTGTTGTACCTCACCAACAAGAAGCTGTGGCACGACGTGAAGCACCGGCGCAGCGACGACGCCTGA